In 'Nostoc azollae' 0708, the following are encoded in one genomic region:
- a CDS encoding response regulator, which yields MAEKLFQKLGYKIEVVPNGYEVLNWLQQQFYDVIFMDIQMPGLDGIEATEEIYHLWAESRPYIIAMTANAIERDRANCLAAGMDHYISKPVKVEALFQAIQLMEERRYRNS from the coding sequence ATAGCAGAGAAATTATTCCAAAAATTGGGATATAAAATAGAAGTTGTCCCTAATGGTTATGAAGTTTTGAATTGGTTACAACAGCAATTTTATGATGTTATTTTTATGGATATACAAATGCCAGGATTAGATGGAATAGAAGCCACTGAAGAAATTTATCACCTATGGGCTGAAAGTCGTCCTTACATTATAGCTATGACGGCTAATGCAATCGAACGAGATAGAGCAAATTGTTTAGCTGCGGGTATGGATCATTATATTTCTAAGCCTGTAAAAGTAGAAGCACTTTTTCAAGCAATTCAACTTATGGAAGAAAGACGATATCGTAATTCGTAA
- a CDS encoding sensor histidine kinase, which produces MYEWILPSLREVLAYSQSTMAECSSAKAEQQWRISLAATEHLLLKTLAPTTPNITQGLVLTAPAPLFSQPKLTQSLQTVTFTAKPFNPLALMPFHISPAMVQSGGKEVMCTLENSPGMTDCAYAHTEINPEESILPLLPADPLGSEQFCLVFTEKFRLVLVLSEHISGKKEFLFSFEPEVVQQAWHALGARVVLTNPDLFAELDVLVQQYSPVVADYQTVIQFSQLLLQELAEPEADKAVHNPPISPLPHIPTSPSPKLSSRSDVELLQAFAHEVRTPLATIRTLTRLLLKRRDLSIPVIKRLEVIDHECTEQIDRMELLFKAAELQTCSAAKSANTQLTPMSLDQVLQQSIPRWQQAATRRNLTLDVALPQQLPTVVSNPAMLDRVLTGLMENFTRSLPPGSSIQVQVIPAGDQLKLQLSPQLDCQDTTRTATLPIRKSLGQLLMFQPETGTISLNIAATKHLFQAIGGKLIVRQNPKYGEVLTIFLPLEVNSKQKVKFT; this is translated from the coding sequence GTGTACGAATGGATCTTGCCAAGTCTGAGAGAAGTTTTAGCCTATAGCCAATCAACTATGGCTGAGTGTTCATCTGCCAAAGCAGAGCAGCAATGGCGCATCAGTTTAGCTGCTACTGAACATCTACTACTCAAAACTTTAGCACCCACTACCCCTAATATCACTCAAGGTTTGGTTCTAACTGCACCAGCACCCTTATTTAGTCAGCCAAAACTAACTCAAAGTTTACAAACAGTAACTTTTACAGCCAAACCTTTTAACCCGTTGGCTTTGATGCCGTTTCATATCTCACCAGCGATGGTGCAGAGTGGTGGGAAAGAGGTAATGTGTACTCTGGAAAACTCACCGGGAATGACAGACTGTGCTTACGCACACACAGAAATCAATCCAGAGGAATCCATATTACCTTTATTACCTGCCGATCCTCTGGGATCAGAACAATTTTGCTTGGTATTCACAGAAAAATTTAGATTAGTTCTGGTTTTGTCAGAACACATAAGCGGTAAAAAAGAATTTTTATTTTCATTTGAACCAGAAGTAGTACAACAGGCTTGGCACGCATTAGGTGCAAGGGTTGTTCTGACTAATCCAGATTTATTCGCTGAGTTGGATGTTTTAGTTCAGCAATATTCCCCAGTTGTAGCAGATTATCAAACGGTAATTCAATTTAGCCAGTTGTTGCTTCAGGAATTAGCAGAGCCAGAAGCAGATAAAGCAGTACATAATCCTCCCATTTCTCCACTTCCTCATATTCCCACTTCCCCATCACCAAAACTATCTTCCCGTTCTGATGTAGAATTACTACAAGCCTTTGCTCACGAAGTCCGCACACCATTAGCGACTATTCGCACTCTTACTCGTCTGCTACTGAAGCGGCGGGACTTATCTATTCCCGTAATTAAGCGATTAGAAGTAATTGACCACGAGTGTACTGAGCAAATTGACCGCATGGAGTTATTGTTTAAAGCGGCAGAATTACAAACTTGTTCTGCCGCAAAATCTGCCAATACACAATTAACTCCCATGTCTTTGGATCAAGTATTACAGCAAAGTATCCCTCGTTGGCAACAAGCAGCAACACGACGGAATTTAACTTTAGATGTGGCTTTACCCCAGCAACTGCCAACTGTGGTCAGTAATCCCGCTATGCTAGACCGGGTACTTACGGGTTTAATGGAGAACTTTACCCGCAGTTTACCCCCTGGAAGTTCTATTCAAGTTCAAGTTATTCCCGCTGGTGATCAACTCAAATTACAATTATCTCCTCAATTAGATTGCCAAGATACAACTAGAACTGCAACACTACCAATTCGTAAATCTCTTGGTCAGCTATTAATGTTTCAACCAGAAACTGGAACAATTAGTTTAAATATTGCTGCAACTAAGCATCTATTTCAGGCAATTGGTGGTAAGTTAATTGTCCGTCAAAATCCCAAGTATGGAGAAGTATTGACGATTTTTTTACCTTTGGAAGTCAACAGCAAACAAAAGGTAAAATTCACTTAA
- a CDS encoding BON domain-containing protein — protein sequence MKNLIPFVVSGILVVGVFGCQEARKTGSETPATKTEAILAPVKPTSQTTQVTEKTAHPEKSTTKITPGSAKPAGDLTTEISKKLKAGLPSNQLEVENQEGVIILKGAAASEEELKKAEALVKEVKGVKSFKVEAKVTSEKKQ from the coding sequence ATGAAAAACCTCATTCCTTTCGTTGTTAGTGGCATTTTAGTTGTTGGTGTTTTTGGTTGCCAAGAAGCTCGTAAAACTGGTTCAGAAACTCCTGCTACAAAAACTGAAGCTATTTTGGCACCAGTTAAACCGACATCTCAAACAACACAAGTTACAGAAAAAACTGCTCACCCTGAAAAATCAACTACAAAAATTACTCCGGGGTCTGCTAAACCTGCAGGCGATTTGACAACGGAAATTAGCAAAAAGTTAAAGGCAGGTTTACCCAGCAATCAGTTGGAAGTAGAGAATCAGGAAGGTGTAATTATCCTCAAAGGTGCTGCTGCTTCCGAGGAAGAACTCAAAAAAGCAGAAGCTTTGGTTAAGGAAGTCAAAGGTGTGAAAAGTTTCAAAGTAGAGGCAAAGGTTACATCTGAGAAGAAGCAATAA
- a CDS encoding ABC1 kinase family protein has protein sequence MMVKSFTPPSSQSSVQDSGNSKLSVIEVVPENGIGALVSSSPTILRTTQAEPEILRYDPVEILAHYENKLLQVLRRTLAVLQPTLSYVFGLWLDNKRGVKVKNDRSRAIQLRELLTKLGPAYIKIGQALSTRPDLVPPVYLEELTRLQDQLPAFPNEIAYQFIEEELGAKPEEIYAEVSPEPIAAASLGQVYKGKLKTGEEVAIKVQRPDLREIITIDLYILRRLAGWVQRKVKRVRSDLVGILDELGDRIFEEMDYIHEGENAERFFELYGHIQDIYVPKIYWEYTNRRVLTMEWIKGIKLTQTSEIKELGIDARYLIEVGVQCSLRQLLEHGFFHADPHPGNLLATFDGKLAYLDFGMMSEIRPPQRYGLIEAIVHVVNRDFDSLAQDYVKLEFLSPETDLTPIIPAFGKVFANAQGASVAELNIKSITDDLSALMYEYPFRVPPYYALIIRSLVTLEGIAIYIDPNFKVLSEAYPYVSKRLLTDPADELRTSLRDLLFKDGKFRWNRLENLLKNARSNQDYDFNLVVSQGIDFLSSERGAFIRDRLVDEFINGLDAMSKNALHGVTSLLRERVGLTAISETPRATVEQQQTLEHIKRIVGILRETRGFDPAKLAPQIAQIFVNPKVQNLGQQIAHRFTQKALAKLIRQLLAAEEIG, from the coding sequence ATGATGGTTAAGAGTTTCACACCTCCTAGTTCCCAATCGAGTGTGCAGGACAGTGGCAACAGCAAGTTGTCGGTTATTGAAGTAGTACCTGAAAATGGGATAGGAGCCTTAGTCAGCAGTTCTCCCACAATCTTAAGAACTACACAAGCTGAACCGGAAATACTGCGTTATGATCCTGTAGAAATCCTAGCGCACTATGAAAATAAACTTTTACAAGTGTTACGCCGGACTTTGGCAGTTCTGCAACCAACTTTGTCTTATGTTTTCGGTTTGTGGTTGGATAATAAACGGGGTGTTAAGGTCAAAAATGACCGTAGTCGGGCTATTCAACTGCGAGAGTTGTTGACTAAGCTGGGACCTGCTTATATTAAAATCGGACAGGCTTTGTCTACTCGGCCTGATTTGGTGCCACCAGTATATCTGGAGGAGTTAACTAGACTGCAAGACCAATTACCAGCGTTTCCGAATGAAATTGCTTACCAGTTTATTGAGGAGGAACTGGGGGCTAAACCAGAGGAAATTTATGCGGAAGTTTCACCTGAACCTATTGCTGCTGCTTCTTTAGGACAGGTATACAAGGGGAAGCTTAAAACTGGGGAAGAGGTGGCTATTAAGGTACAGCGCCCAGATTTACGAGAAATAATTACTATTGATTTGTATATTTTACGCCGCCTTGCTGGTTGGGTACAACGGAAGGTGAAGCGGGTACGGAGTGATTTAGTTGGCATTTTGGATGAGTTGGGCGATCGCATTTTTGAAGAAATGGATTATATCCATGAAGGTGAAAATGCGGAACGCTTCTTTGAATTATACGGGCATATTCAAGATATCTACGTTCCCAAAATTTATTGGGAATACACTAACCGTCGTGTTTTAACGATGGAGTGGATTAAGGGGATTAAATTAACTCAAACCAGTGAAATTAAGGAACTAGGAATAGATGCACGCTATTTAATTGAAGTGGGTGTGCAGTGTTCTTTGCGTCAATTATTGGAACATGGATTTTTCCATGCTGACCCTCATCCTGGTAATTTGTTAGCTACTTTTGATGGTAAGTTGGCTTATCTAGACTTTGGGATGATGAGCGAAATTAGGCCACCACAGCGTTATGGTTTAATTGAGGCGATCGTTCACGTTGTCAACCGTGATTTTGACTCTTTAGCACAAGATTATGTGAAATTAGAGTTTCTTTCTCCAGAAACAGATTTAACACCAATTATTCCTGCTTTTGGCAAAGTTTTTGCTAACGCTCAAGGTGCAAGTGTAGCAGAATTAAACATTAAAAGCATCACAGATGATTTATCGGCATTAATGTATGAGTATCCTTTCCGCGTTCCTCCTTATTACGCTTTAATTATTCGTTCTTTGGTGACATTGGAAGGGATTGCTATCTATATTGATCCTAACTTTAAAGTTCTCAGTGAAGCTTATCCTTATGTTTCTAAACGCCTGTTAACTGACCCAGCGGACGAATTAAGAACTTCATTACGAGATTTACTTTTTAAAGATGGTAAATTCCGGTGGAATCGTTTAGAAAATTTGTTAAAAAATGCCCGTAGTAATCAGGATTACGACTTTAATTTAGTAGTGTCTCAGGGAATAGACTTTTTATCTTCTGAACGGGGAGCATTTATTCGTGACAGGTTGGTTGATGAGTTTATAAATGGACTCGATGCCATGAGTAAAAATGCCTTACATGGTGTTACATCACTATTGCGGGAAAGAGTGGGATTAACAGCTATTAGTGAAACTCCTCGGGCTACAGTTGAACAACAACAAACCTTAGAACATATCAAACGCATTGTGGGGATTTTGCGAGAAACTAGAGGTTTTGATCCGGCAAAACTCGCTCCTCAAATAGCGCAAATTTTTGTGAATCCTAAAGTACAAAATTTGGGGCAACAAATTGCCCATCGTTTTACACAGAAAGCTTTAGCTAAGTTGATTAGACAATTATTAGCAGCAGAAGAAATTGGGTAA
- a CDS encoding valine--tRNA ligase, whose product MTATIPNLPSLYEAFSTEAKWQKFWEENQVYKPDPNHKGEPFCVVIPPPNVTGSLHIGHAFESALIDTLVRYHRMKGHNTLWVPGTDHASIAVQTILENQLKAEGKTRHDVGREKFLERAWQWKNESGGTIVNQLRRLGVSVDWSRERFTLDEGLSKAVLEAFIRLYEEGLIYRSNYLVNWCPASQSAVSDLEVEPKEVNGNLWHFRYPLSDGSRFVEVATTRPETMLGDTAVVVNPGDERYKDLIGKTLIVPIINREIPIIGDELVDPAFGTGCVKVTPAHDPNDFEMGKRHNLPFINIMNKDGTLNENAGEFQGQDRFVARKNVIARLEADGVLVKIEDYKHTVPYSDRGKVPVEPLLSTQWFVKVRPLADKTLEFLDQQNSPEFVPQRWTKVYRDWLVNLRDWCISRQLWWGHQIPAWYAVSETGGEITDTTPHFVARNEAEALEKAKSQFGEEVKLEQDPDVLDTWFSSGLWPFSTLGWPEQTQDVETYYPTTTLVTGFDIIFFWVARMTMMAGHFTGEMPFKTVYIHGLVRDENNKKMSKSANNGIDPLLLMDKYGTDALRYTLVKEVAGAGQDIRLEYDRKKDESISVEASRNFANKLWNAARFVMMNLDGQTPVQLGKPALTELSDKWIISRYHQVVRQTNNYIDNYGLGEAAKGLYEFIWGDFCDWYIELVKSRLQKDADPASRKVAQQILAEILEGVLKLLHPFMPHITEEIWQTLTQQIAESPQTLALQSYPETDTNLIDSSLEEQFDLLIDTIRTIRNLRAEADVKPGVKITANLQSESDKERVILTTGQYYIKDLAKVETLTINAPKTTVEEPRINQIFTSPYWRTFKTIALIIIVLVSIRFAIFVGNTTLRLPIFGMFFETLGLGYAGCFFVRYLLNAKARQELFTKYFPVKETSTTAEITPTPEIENSISGVVGTVQVVIPLTGVVDIEVLRAKLEKSLNKVETEAKSLSGRLSNSSFVDKAPIDVVQATRNAFTEAEKQAEILRARLRSLV is encoded by the coding sequence ATGACCGCAACTATTCCCAATCTCCCCAGTCTCTACGAAGCCTTCTCCACAGAAGCCAAATGGCAAAAATTCTGGGAAGAAAACCAAGTCTACAAGCCAGACCCGAATCACAAAGGTGAACCCTTCTGCGTCGTTATCCCACCACCAAACGTTACTGGCAGTTTACATATAGGTCACGCCTTTGAAAGTGCGTTGATTGATACCCTTGTGCGCTACCATCGGATGAAGGGACATAATACTCTATGGGTACCGGGAACAGACCACGCGAGTATAGCAGTCCAAACAATTTTAGAAAACCAACTCAAGGCTGAAGGTAAAACTCGCCATGATGTAGGTCGAGAAAAATTCCTGGAACGCGCCTGGCAATGGAAAAATGAATCTGGCGGGACAATTGTTAATCAATTACGCCGTTTGGGTGTTTCTGTGGACTGGTCACGGGAACGCTTCACCTTGGATGAAGGTTTATCTAAAGCTGTTTTAGAAGCATTTATCCGCCTCTATGAAGAAGGATTAATTTACCGCAGTAACTATCTGGTTAACTGGTGTCCCGCTTCTCAGTCTGCGGTATCTGATTTAGAAGTCGAACCAAAAGAAGTAAATGGTAATCTTTGGCACTTCCGTTATCCCCTTAGCGATGGTTCTCGTTTTGTAGAAGTTGCGACAACAAGACCAGAAACCATGTTGGGTGATACAGCAGTTGTGGTTAACCCTGGTGATGAACGGTATAAAGATTTAATTGGTAAAACCCTCATCGTACCCATCATAAATCGGGAAATCCCCATTATTGGTGATGAGTTAGTTGACCCTGCTTTCGGTACAGGTTGTGTGAAAGTGACTCCCGCCCATGACCCCAATGATTTTGAAATGGGTAAGCGTCACAACTTGCCGTTTATCAATATTATGAACAAAGACGGCACGCTGAACGAGAACGCCGGTGAGTTTCAAGGTCAAGACCGCTTCGTTGCTAGAAAAAATGTCATTGCCCGTTTAGAAGCTGATGGTGTACTGGTTAAAATAGAAGATTATAAACATACAGTACCTTATAGCGATCGCGGTAAAGTCCCCGTTGAACCCCTGCTTTCAACTCAGTGGTTTGTGAAAGTTCGTCCCCTCGCTGACAAAACCCTGGAATTCCTTGACCAGCAAAATTCCCCTGAGTTCGTCCCCCAACGCTGGACTAAGGTTTATCGTGACTGGTTAGTAAATCTGCGTGACTGGTGTATTTCCCGTCAACTTTGGTGGGGTCATCAAATCCCTGCTTGGTATGCTGTTAGTGAAACAGGCGGCGAAATTACCGACACCACACCCCATTTCGTCGCACGGAATGAAGCAGAAGCTTTAGAAAAAGCTAAATCACAATTTGGGGAAGAAGTTAAATTAGAACAAGACCCCGATGTTTTAGATACTTGGTTTTCCTCTGGTTTATGGCCATTTTCAACTTTAGGTTGGCCAGAACAAACACAGGATGTAGAAACTTACTATCCCACCACTACCTTAGTTACAGGCTTTGACATCATCTTTTTCTGGGTAGCAAGAATGACGATGATGGCAGGACATTTTACAGGAGAAATGCCTTTCAAAACTGTTTATATTCATGGTTTAGTGAGGGATGAAAATAATAAGAAAATGTCCAAATCAGCAAATAATGGAATTGACCCATTATTGTTGATGGATAAATATGGAACTGATGCCCTCCGTTATACTTTAGTGAAAGAAGTAGCCGGTGCTGGTCAAGATATTCGCTTAGAATATGACCGCAAAAAAGATGAATCAATATCTGTCGAAGCATCACGTAATTTTGCTAATAAATTATGGAATGCCGCCAGATTTGTAATGATGAATTTGGATGGACAAACTCCAGTACAATTGGGTAAACCTGCACTTACAGAACTTAGTGATAAATGGATTATTTCCCGTTATCATCAAGTAGTTAGACAGACAAATAATTACATTGATAATTACGGTTTAGGAGAAGCAGCTAAAGGACTTTATGAGTTCATTTGGGGTGATTTCTGTGATTGGTATATTGAATTAGTCAAATCCAGATTACAAAAAGATGCAGATCCGGCATCTCGTAAAGTTGCCCAACAAATTCTTGCTGAAATATTGGAAGGAGTATTAAAGTTATTACATCCTTTCATGCCCCATATTACCGAAGAGATTTGGCAAACTCTCACCCAACAAATAGCCGAAAGTCCTCAGACTTTAGCTTTACAAAGCTATCCAGAAACGGATACAAATTTAATTGATTCTTCTTTAGAAGAACAGTTTGATTTGTTAATTGATACAATCCGCACTATTCGCAATTTACGCGCGGAAGCTGATGTTAAACCAGGAGTAAAAATTACTGCTAATTTGCAAAGTGAAAGCGATAAAGAAAGGGTAATTCTTACAACTGGACAGTATTACATCAAAGATTTAGCTAAGGTAGAAACCTTAACTATTAATGCTCCCAAAACTACTGTAGAAGAACCAAGAATTAACCAAATTTTTACCAGTCCTTATTGGCGAACTTTCAAAACTATTGCTTTAATTATTATTGTCTTAGTTTCCATCAGATTCGCTATCTTTGTCGGAAATACAACTCTACGTCTACCAATTTTTGGGATGTTCTTTGAAACTTTGGGTTTGGGTTACGCTGGTTGCTTTTTTGTTCGCTATTTACTAAATGCTAAAGCGAGACAAGAATTATTTACTAAATACTTCCCAGTCAAAGAAACGTCAACAACAGCAGAAATAACACCAACACCAGAAATAGAAAATTCTATTTCTGGTGTTGTTGGTACAGTTCAGGTTGTAATTCCCTTGACTGGAGTAGTTGATATTGAAGTCTTACGTGCCAAATTAGAGAAAAGCTTGAATAAAGTTGAAACGGAAGCTAAATCTTTAAGTGGAAGATTGAGTAATTCCAGCTTTGTAGATAAAGCACCTATAGATGTGGTACAAGCTACAAGAAATGCTTTCACAGAAGCCGAAAAACAAGCAGAAATTTTACGCGCTCGCTTGCGTAGTCTAGTATAA
- a CDS encoding CIA30 family protein gives MTEENRSPWDLYRFIKTLTYFEVFPVLNWLQKLFQGRPANHQNPPNRGRKMGIILVAGATGGVGKRVVKRLLTQGYKVRCLVRDIDKGRSIIGNEVDLVVGDITKPETLNSLVMSNIQAVVCCTAVRVQPVEGDTPDRAKYNQGVKFYLPETVGDTPENVEYNGVKNLVEAAVKYLPNTGEKGIFDFTQSSQELKDIWGALDDVVMGGVSASNFQILEKTALFAGNVSTANSGGFASVRTKSFSPAIDLSGYAGVKLRVKGDGQRYKIFLRTESIWDGVGYSYSFDTVANTWIDITIPFANLTPVFRAKSVKNCPQIDASKICSFQLMLSKFEYDGALNPKFNTGRFTLELESIKAYGGETLPQFVLVSSAGVTRPGRPGINLDEEPPTVRLNNQLGGILTWKLKGEDSLRASGIPYIIIRPCALTEADGGKELIFEQGDNIRGKISRNDVAEICVRSLKQPKARNITVEVKEGENNPSSINWEHLFSKLKSDE, from the coding sequence ATGACTGAAGAGAATCGTTCTCCATGGGACTTATACCGATTCATCAAAACCCTGACCTACTTTGAGGTATTTCCTGTTCTGAACTGGCTACAAAAGTTATTTCAAGGTCGTCCTGCAAATCATCAGAATCCACCAAATCGGGGGAGGAAAATGGGTATAATTCTAGTAGCTGGTGCGACAGGTGGAGTTGGTAAACGAGTAGTAAAAAGATTACTAACCCAAGGTTATAAAGTTCGCTGCTTAGTCAGAGATATTGACAAAGGGCGGTCAATTATTGGTAATGAAGTTGACTTAGTAGTGGGAGATATTACCAAACCTGAAACCCTCAACAGCTTAGTTATGAGTAATATCCAAGCAGTTGTTTGTTGTACAGCAGTGCGTGTTCAACCAGTAGAAGGAGACACACCTGATAGAGCTAAATATAATCAAGGTGTGAAATTTTATCTCCCAGAAACTGTTGGTGATACACCCGAAAATGTCGAATATAACGGAGTAAAGAACCTAGTAGAAGCAGCAGTAAAATATCTACCAAACACAGGAGAAAAAGGAATATTTGACTTTACTCAATCATCACAAGAATTAAAAGACATTTGGGGTGCTTTAGATGATGTGGTTATGGGTGGTGTCAGTGCCAGCAATTTTCAGATCTTAGAAAAAACTGCTTTATTTGCTGGTAATGTTTCTACTGCTAATTCAGGAGGTTTTGCTTCTGTCAGAACCAAGAGTTTCTCACCAGCAATTGATTTATCAGGTTATGCAGGTGTAAAATTGCGCGTCAAAGGTGACGGACAACGTTATAAAATCTTTTTGCGAACAGAATCAATATGGGACGGTGTTGGTTACAGTTATTCTTTCGATACTGTAGCTAATACATGGATAGATATTACCATTCCCTTTGCGAATTTAACACCTGTATTTAGAGCTAAATCTGTTAAAAATTGTCCACAAATTGATGCTAGTAAAATTTGCTCTTTTCAATTGATGTTGAGTAAATTTGAATATGATGGAGCTTTAAATCCTAAGTTTAATACTGGTAGGTTTACATTAGAACTAGAGTCGATCAAAGCTTATGGTGGTGAAACTTTACCCCAATTTGTTTTAGTTAGTTCTGCTGGTGTGACTCGTCCCGGAAGACCAGGAATTAATTTAGACGAAGAACCTCCAACGGTAAGATTAAATAACCAGTTAGGAGGAATTTTAACTTGGAAATTAAAAGGAGAAGATAGTTTAAGAGCAAGTGGAATTCCTTACATAATTATTAGACCCTGCGCTTTAACTGAGGCAGATGGAGGAAAAGAGTTAATATTTGAACAAGGGGATAATATCAGAGGGAAAATTAGCCGGAATGATGTGGCGGAAATTTGCGTTCGATCTCTAAAACAACCAAAAGCACGTAATATAACTGTGGAAGTAAAAGAGGGAGAAAATAATCCTAGTTCTATCAATTGGGAACATTTATTTTCTAAATTAAAATCTGATGAATAA
- a CDS encoding DUF3386 domain-containing protein, with translation MTVTQISAQELFRAAYQNRYTWDENFPGYSADITYKYDGQVFTGKIRIDANLKWEVLQIEDLLAKKAIEGQVWEIAVHRVRRSFEQTHGENTFTYGETDETGAVEIFLGGKSAGDKYKVRNDVVTLVHRHIHGVVVTINTFSIHETGAGYLSNTYDAVYHDPQTGIQKGGLSEFTDEYEKVGNYYILNRREIRTETDGNLSVQEFIFSNLELLG, from the coding sequence ATGACAGTTACTCAAATCTCTGCCCAAGAACTTTTCCGGGCTGCATATCAAAACCGTTATACTTGGGATGAAAATTTCCCAGGTTATAGTGCAGATATCACCTATAAATATGATGGACAGGTATTCACTGGCAAAATTCGCATTGACGCTAATCTCAAATGGGAAGTTTTGCAAATAGAAGACCTATTAGCAAAGAAAGCTATTGAAGGTCAAGTTTGGGAAATCGCTGTTCACCGTGTCCGTCGCAGTTTTGAACAAACTCACGGCGAAAATACTTTTACCTATGGAGAAACAGATGAAACTGGGGCTGTAGAAATTTTCCTTGGTGGAAAATCAGCAGGTGACAAATATAAAGTTCGTAATGATGTAGTGACTCTTGTTCATCGTCATATTCATGGAGTTGTTGTGACAATTAACACTTTTAGCATTCACGAAACAGGGGCAGGATATCTATCTAACACCTATGATGCTGTATATCATGACCCCCAAACTGGTATCCAAAAAGGTGGTCTGAGCGAGTTTACAGACGAATATGAAAAAGTAGGAAATTATTACATTCTCAACCGTCGGGAAATTCGCACTGAGACAGACGGAAATCTTTCTGTACAGGAGTTTATTTTCTCTAATCTAGAATTGTTAGGCTAG
- a CDS encoding LuxR C-terminal-related transcriptional regulator, with the protein MTKTLHAIFEVIAHFQNEQELKQALMDTIGDHFGVQHWGISFLDDELLTEIKTPDIPAVCLEANPVGRYVVERHAPTHEQLILSPEDWKNFCTRHEHIMTGPIVCDGRLVGTLNFARDPGSAPFNGNDLSDLSALCIHLSAKLATLRAKPKILSSAVNSLLTARELEIAELVAQGLTNGEIGAKLWITQNSVKQALKRMFRKLGVSARAEMVAKLQDRLIS; encoded by the coding sequence ATGACAAAAACTCTCCATGCCATTTTTGAAGTGATCGCTCATTTTCAAAACGAGCAAGAATTAAAACAGGCGCTCATGGACACCATTGGCGACCATTTTGGCGTGCAACACTGGGGTATTTCTTTCCTGGATGATGAGTTATTAACGGAAATCAAAACTCCCGATATTCCGGCTGTATGTTTGGAAGCTAATCCTGTCGGTCGCTATGTCGTCGAACGTCACGCCCCCACCCATGAGCAATTAATCTTATCACCAGAAGATTGGAAAAATTTTTGCACCCGTCACGAACACATCATGACTGGTCCGATAGTTTGTGATGGTCGGTTAGTAGGAACACTGAATTTTGCCCGTGACCCCGGTAGCGCCCCTTTTAATGGTAATGATTTGTCTGATTTAAGTGCTTTATGTATTCATTTATCAGCCAAGCTCGCTACCCTACGAGCAAAACCCAAAATCTTATCATCTGCTGTTAATTCTCTACTCACAGCCAGAGAGTTAGAAATTGCCGAATTAGTCGCCCAAGGTTTAACTAATGGAGAAATTGGCGCTAAACTTTGGATTACACAAAATTCCGTTAAGCAAGCATTAAAAAGAATGTTTCGGAAGTTAGGGGTTTCTGCTCGTGCGGAAATGGTGGCAAAACTCCAAGATCGCCTGATTTCATAG